A stretch of DNA from Staphylococcus sp. KG4-3:
GTGAAGGAATACGCATTCCATAAAACCAGTCCCCATTAATGATTTTCTCTCTTATATATGAAGCAATATCCTTATATTTCATAAATACCTTCCTTTTAAAATTGGTTGGGTTAATTTTGATCGAATTGGTTGTACCTAGTGTAACGTTAATTCTTTATTCTGAACACATATTAAATTGAAGGTGGGCGTTCAGAGATGAAAAGAGATAAAGTATATATTATTTCCGTGATAAGTGTGAGTAATTTATGAGTAACAAACAAACCAAAATAAAAGTCTTTTTTGCTTTCATGATTACTATATTTTTGTGGGCTTCAGCGTTTCCTATGATAAAAGTAGCATTATATGATTTTAAAGCAGAAAATTTATCTGCATTAAGACTAATGATTGCGAGTATAATCCTTCTAGTTATAGCAATAATTAAGAAAGTCTCATTACCAGTACTTAAAGATATTCCTATTATATTGGTTTTAGGCTTTTGTGGGTTTACTGTATATCATACAGCACTAAGTTTTGGAGAATATTACGTAAGTGCTGGTGTTGCGAGTCTAATTGTCTCGACTACACCAATATTTGCGACACTTTTAGCTACTTATTTCTTAAGAGAAAAATTTTCTAAAATAGCATGGTTAGGTTCAATTATTGCATTCGTTGGAGTAGCATTTATATCGTTGGGGGATGATGCGACATTACATGCTATGATTGTAGGTATTATTTTAGTATTAGTAGCTTCCATAGGGGAAAGTATATATTTTACTTTTCAATCGAATTATTTAGAAAAATATGGATTTATACCATTTACTATTTATACTATTATCGCTGGTACATTGTTCACTTTGATATTTTTACCTGATACATTTACTGAATTGCAAAATGCAAGTGTGATATCAATGTTATCTGTTTTATATCTAGGTGCATTTCCAACAGTTATCCCATACATTGCTTTAGCATATACCATAAATAAAGTGGGAGTTTCCGATGCTACAATGGCTCTTTACTTAACACCAGCAGTTTCTCTTGTTTTGGCGTTTTTTATACTTGGAGAGGTTCCTAATATTGTAGCTATCATAGGTGGCGTTATTACATTAATAGGTATCACTATAACAACTAATCAATCGAATGAATACGTGTGAAATCTAATTTTGAAGTATTAACAGACAAGAGACTTTATTGTTAATACTTCAATTTGTAAAAGGTTTACATTCTAGTTTGTTATGCTATGACTTTTATATATAAAAATAGGTTTCTATTTTATTTATAAAGTTAGTAGATGACTAGAATAGAAATTAATAGTTATTATGCATGAATTTCAGTTAAGCTGAATATTTTATATCAAGCTTTTTAATTTTCTGAGTATCTTTACTGGAGTTAGATCAGTTATATAAATGTATTTTAGTGCAAATCGTTCCCTTTCATACTACTAATGTTTATTTTTAGATTAAACTATTGAAACTAATATCTGATTTGGTTATGGTTCTAACTGCATAATTGCTCCAAAGTGTTGTTGGCAAGTAGTAAAAGATACAAATGCTATCAATTCACTTATTTCTGAAGGAGTTAGATGATCTTTCAATAATTTAATAGCATAATCAGGGATTTCATTTCCTAATGTGAGATATACTTCTACAAAACCAATACAAATGGCTGATTTTTCATCAGTTAATTCATGGCTTGGTTTTCCTTTGGCTTTACAGTATTTGCAACCGTTCTTTTGAGCTAGCATTCTGCGTAATTCTTCTTTTAAGACTTGAGATAATAAACGTTCCTTTTCTAATGATTTACTAAGGTTATTCCAGTTATACATAATTTCCTTGTTATAACCTAATAATTTTTGGAAAGGTGTCTCACCGTAAGCAGACAATTGAATTATAGACATATATATTCCTCCTTTAACTTAGTAATTTTATGATACTTATAAATTTAATTGCATATTAAAAATTAGGTATAATGTAAATATTATTACTAAATTGAAGGGGATTATATAAATGGACTTAACAGATAGAAAAATCTTAAAAATTTTAAAAGAAGATAGTAAAGTTTCTCTAAATTATATTAGTAATGAAGTTAACCTTTCAACGCCTTCGGTGCGAGAAAGATTAAATAAATTGAGAGATGTAGGTGTTATAAACAAATATACAATTGAAATTGATTATAAAACGCTAGGATATGACATTGAACTCATAATAGATATAGTGATTAAAAATAATTTATATAAAGATTTTAAGATGTATATAGCAGAACAAGATAATGTGGAATTTTGTTATAGGATTTCAGGAGAAAGTTGTTTTATTTTTAAAGTAAGATTTAAAAGGATGATAGATGCAGAAAATTTTGTTGATAGTATACAAAAATATGGTCATACTAAAACAAATTTTATATTTTCAAAAACAATTTAAAATAAAGCATGTGGCATAAATATATGATCCACATGCTTTTATTAGTTTAAATGACATCTAAAACAACGTTAAAGGTTTTGACATAAACAGCATTTCCAGAAATTTTTATATCATAATCATCAGCATGAGTTGTAACTTCAACGTTCACTTTACCATCCTTTTCTATTTCTTGACCTTGTTCGATGAGTAGCGTTAATGGATTCGATGTCCTCTGCCTCTGTTTTATATATTTAATGTAATATGCTCCCATAACACCGGAAGCGGTACCTGTGACTGGGTCTTCTTTAGTACCCGAAAAGGGCGAGGAAAAATGTCTCGCATGCATATCAGTGTTGAAATGATGCGTTTCCATGCAGAATGGATGAATAGAAACATGTGGCATTTCTTTTAATATTAAAGGAAATAGTTCATTATTTGGATTCAATTTTTCACAAACTTTAAGGTTTTTAACCGGGGTAATAAGGGTACAAACACCCGTGCTTCCATAAACAATAGGTAAATCATCGTCAAAATCACTTGTTTCTATACCCAAAACATTAGCTAAATCAACCTTAGAACCAGAGAATGTTTTAAACTGTGGTGAGGATTGTTGCATAGTAATATATACAGCATCACTTGAGTTATCAATTTTTATTGGTAACACACCAGCATTTGTTTCGATTGTAAAGTCTGTTTTATTTTGTAATAAACCCTTAGTTTTTAATGCGTAAAGTGTTGCAATAGTTGCATGACCGCATAGGTTCATTTCATGACCTGGCGTAAAAAAGCGTATTCTTAAATCAGCTTTATTAGATTTAAGTGGAAAAGCAGTTTCATTGAATCCAACTTTTAAGGCAATTGCCTGCATTTCTTCAACTTTTAAGTCATCACCACATAATACTATACCCGCTGGATTGCCTCTATTTGCTTCAGTACTAAAAGCGTCATAGTGATAAACTTGTACAGATTTTGTCATTGAATCACTCCTAGATGTAACAAACTCATTTGATGTTACATCTAATTTATCAAAGTTTATAACCTAGGTAAAAATGATTATTAAAATAACTCTACTTATAATCATGTTTAACCCAAAATATTATTCTGTTTACCCGTTATTATTTAATAATTTTACATATTTTTGGTTTTTTTAATTACAAAAAGATTTAAAAATTTACATAATCTATCATTCCTCCTCGTTTAGCAATATTATGAAAATATTCATTATTTAAGGGGGATGTCAATGATATCTAAAAGTGAAATGAAAGCGCTTACTATAGATGAGGCAGAAAAAGATGGCCGAATCTGGTCGAAATTAACATATATGAAGGTAGGTATTATACCTTTACCTCTATATATAACATTAGCAGTGATCATATTTATTGCCTCTGTTTACAATGCGTTACCGGCTGATATGATTGGTGGTTTTGCGATCATTATGATTTTAGGGGTGCTGTTTGGTGATTTAGGAATGAAAATTCCAATTTTAAAAGATATAGGTGGTCCTGCAATTTTAGCTTTATTAATACCATCTACTTTAGTATTTTTAGGTGTCTTTAATACAGCTTCGATGAACGCCGTCACAACGTTAATGAAAACATCAAATTTCTTATATTTTTATATTTCATGTCTTGTTGTCGGTAGTATTTTAGGAATGAAGAGTAAAGTTTTAATACAAGGATTTACCCGTATGTTTATTCCGTTAATTGTAGGTACTTTAACAGCAGTTATTGTTGGATTACTTGTAGGTATGTTATTTGGTTATGAAATTAAGCATACATTATTTTATATTATTGTACCTATTATTGGGGGAGGAATTGGAG
This window harbors:
- a CDS encoding Lrp/AsnC family transcriptional regulator, with the protein product MDLTDRKILKILKEDSKVSLNYISNEVNLSTPSVRERLNKLRDVGVINKYTIEIDYKTLGYDIELIIDIVIKNNLYKDFKMYIAEQDNVEFCYRISGESCFIFKVRFKRMIDAENFVDSIQKYGHTKTNFIFSKTI
- a CDS encoding PhzF family phenazine biosynthesis isomerase, with protein sequence MTKSVQVYHYDAFSTEANRGNPAGIVLCGDDLKVEEMQAIALKVGFNETAFPLKSNKADLRIRFFTPGHEMNLCGHATIATLYALKTKGLLQNKTDFTIETNAGVLPIKIDNSSDAVYITMQQSSPQFKTFSGSKVDLANVLGIETSDFDDDLPIVYGSTGVCTLITPVKNLKVCEKLNPNNELFPLILKEMPHVSIHPFCMETHHFNTDMHARHFSSPFSGTKEDPVTGTASGVMGAYYIKYIKQRQRTSNPLTLLIEQGQEIEKDGKVNVEVTTHADDYDIKISGNAVYVKTFNVVLDVI
- a CDS encoding carboxymuconolactone decarboxylase family protein, coding for MSIIQLSAYGETPFQKLLGYNKEIMYNWNNLSKSLEKERLLSQVLKEELRRMLAQKNGCKYCKAKGKPSHELTDEKSAICIGFVEVYLTLGNEIPDYAIKLLKDHLTPSEISELIAFVSFTTCQQHFGAIMQLEP
- a CDS encoding DMT family transporter, with the translated sequence MSNKQTKIKVFFAFMITIFLWASAFPMIKVALYDFKAENLSALRLMIASIILLVIAIIKKVSLPVLKDIPIILVLGFCGFTVYHTALSFGEYYVSAGVASLIVSTTPIFATLLATYFLREKFSKIAWLGSIIAFVGVAFISLGDDATLHAMIVGIILVLVASIGESIYFTFQSNYLEKYGFIPFTIYTIIAGTLFTLIFLPDTFTELQNASVISMLSVLYLGAFPTVIPYIALAYTINKVGVSDATMALYLTPAVSLVLAFFILGEVPNIVAIIGGVITLIGITITTNQSNEYV